One Dioscorea cayenensis subsp. rotundata cultivar TDr96_F1 chromosome 17, TDr96_F1_v2_PseudoChromosome.rev07_lg8_w22 25.fasta, whole genome shotgun sequence DNA window includes the following coding sequences:
- the LOC120281048 gene encoding uncharacterized protein LOC120281048, with protein sequence MASGGDPPSSSFLRKTWADVAATALKGSAMSPLVDGPVLRKLKAGTSEFIRLDREAVSRASLHFQTSLYGKFFGKAPPFEQIKEILSSKWSDLGAVQVSDLPNGYLLIRCENQDTMHRLMFEGPWVLNGIVLQLAPYQPFFEPAFTKLSTAAIWIQLHNLPIKLWDGESLETVSGLFGRLLKIDDFTLSLSRSKYARICVEIDLAKPLKQGFWIGDDEHRVFVVVLYERLPTFCYKCGIVGHGSNNCSRRSSRNLEPPSQP encoded by the coding sequence ATGGCAAGTGGAGGAGATCCTCCATCTTCATCCTTCCTGAGGAAAACATGGGCGGATGTCGCTGCGACAGCTCTGAAGGGATCTGCAATGTCTCCATTGGTGGATGGCCCTGTTCTGAGAAAGCTGAAAGCGGGTACCTCTGAGTTCATCCGTTTGGATCGAGAAGCTGTCTCAAGGGCGAGTTTGCATTTTCAGACGTCACTCTATGGAAAGTTCTTTGGGAAAGCTCCTCCGTTCGAGCAAATCAAAGAAATCCTTAGTTCCAAGTGGAGTGACCTTGGAGCGGTTCAAGTTTCAGACTTGCCAAATGGATACCTGCTGATTCGGTGTGAGAACCAGGACACCATGCATCGCTTGATGTTTGAAGGTCCCTGGGTACTAAATGGCATCGTCTTGCAGTTGGCCCCTTATCAGCCGTTTTTCGAGCCGGCATTCACTAAGCTCTCTACAGCAGCAATATGGATTCAACTGCACAACTTACCCATTAAACTTTGGGATGGGGAGTCTCTGGAGACCGTTTCTGGTTTGTTTGGTCGATTACttaaaattgatgattttaCATTGTCTCTGTCCAGGTCCAAATATGCAAGGATTTGTGTTGAGATCGATCTTGCTAAGCCTTTAAAACAAGGGTTTTGGATTGGGGATGACGAACACCGGGTCTTTGTGGTGGTGCTTTACGAACGTCTCCCTACGTTCTGTTACAAGTGCGGAATAGTAGGTCACGGGTCCAACAACTGCAGCCGCCGAAGCTCGAGGAACCTGGAACCCCCCTCTCAGCCTTAA
- the LOC120281050 gene encoding uncharacterized protein LOC120281050 has product MDIDYREFQINDLLVDIHWNLDSLHIVFGNNLNDNLLCQSSVNYEISNHWVWFPNSKGSKVANKIYSFFNHCKGSADSWDGWGKIWRLNVAPRVKHFTWLLLHNAVQTMEYLYHLNLGPQTMCTFCNLLPESAEHLFLKCHKSQQIWNLTCSIIGKPINLSQGISSGLWLDQEMSGNDSHIQSVIAATVWFIWKARCNRIFKLEELDCQLVSIRATGHVREYSYASPLHLRNNFIIHNFTHANSPIMMIAYAHNTNLTTAGLGFVVFESNSSMICSGCCGSPVITDLEATVCALSFALQSIHNWGLNCFVKTILSSSAMLITKIQQETLTEDWRIDLQIQNIKKLLDEMGSPSLHSIPLSWNRAAYALALHGLQHHEVSLFHRGQDLPRWLMKILRPFGFC; this is encoded by the coding sequence ATGGACATTGACTATAGGGAATTTCAGATTAATGATCTTTTAGTGGACATACACTGGAATCTTGATAGCTTACATATAGTGTTTGGCAATAATCTTAATGATAACCTTCTCTGCCAAAGTTCTGTAAATTATGAGATCAGTAATCACTGGGTTTGGTTTCCCAATTCCAAAGGATCTAAAGTTGCTAATAAGATTTACTCTTTTTTCAATCATTGTAAGGGTTCTGCAGATTCATGGGATGGTTGGGGCAAGATTTGGAGGCTCAATGTGGCTCCTCGTGTCAAACATTTCACTTGGTTACTGTTGCATAATGCAGTCCAAACAATGGAATATTTGTACCATTTAAATCTGGGTCCTCAGACCATGTGCACATTTTGCAACCTGCTTCCTGAGTCGGCTGAGCACCTCTTTCTTAAATGCCACAAGTCTCAACAGATTTGGAATCTAACATGTTCGATCATTGGCAAGCCTATTAACCTGTCACAGGGAATCTCATCGGGGCTTTGGCTGGATCAGGAGATGTCGGGCAATGATTCACATATCCAATCGGTGATTGCAGCTACAGTTTGGTTCATTTGGAAGGCCAGGTGTAATCGTATTTTCAAATTGGAAGAGCTTGATTGTCAACTGGTATCGATTAGAGCTACTGGTCACGTCAGGGAGTATTCTTATGCCTCTCCTTTGCATTTGAGAAATAATTTCATCATACATAATTTCACTCATGCTAATAGTCCAATCATGATGATAGCCTATGCTCATAATACTAATTTAACTACTGCGGGTCTTGGTTTTGTGGTTTTTGAATCTAATTCCAGTATGATTTGTTCTGGCTGCTGTGGGAGTCCAGTGATCACTGATTTAGAAGCAACAGTCTGTGCCTTGTCTTTTGCCTTGCAGAGCATTCATAATTGGGGCCTGAATTGCTTTGTCAAGACAATCCTGTCATCAAGTGCTATGCTTATCACAAAAATCCAACAGGAAACACTGACTGAGGACTGGAGGATTGATCTGCAGATTCAGAATATTAAAAAGCTACTAGATGAGATGGGGTCTCCTTCTCTCCATTCCATCCCCTTGAGTTGGAACAGGGCTGCGTATGCTCTTGCATTACATGGACTCCAGCACCATGAAGTTTCTCTTTTCCACCGAGGTCAAGATCTTCCCAGATGGCTGATGAAGATTCTTAGACCCTTTGGTTTTTGTTAG
- the LOC120280375 gene encoding protein trichome birefringence-like 25, whose amino-acid sequence MGWWDWDRWPLLQRRGNHMFVKLFVALLLVGFSFRFFFASDSFSSLPLSQPEEVEDVREVIADSDPLDNDFASNTSVPEVALQDGIEYRQKDKCDLFTGEWVSNPSGPAYTNESCSFIEPPQNCMKNGRPDTGYLYWRWKPYGCDVPLFDAEKFLNVMRNKSWALIGDSILRNHVQSLICLLVKVEVPVEVEHDKQYKSRRWHFALHNFTLSIIWSPFLAKAETFENEDGVSTAEIELHLDVLDKKWTSQYENFDYILISGGQWFLKAAIYWENKTIIGCHNCQRKNLTDIPPDYPFRKVLQSVYRFFTTSKHKPFILYRTWTPDHFENGEWFNGGTCNRTVPYKEGEFLGRDIDHLMLRIELEEFKNATRNGARLKLLDTYRLSLLRPDGHSGPYRTFHPFDKNSVRGPNDCLHWCLPGPIDSWNDLVMDLVLNGN is encoded by the exons ATGGGTTGGTGGGATTGGGATCGTTGGCCGTTGCTTCAGAGGAGAGGAAACCATATGTTTGTGAAGCTCTTTGTGGCCCTGCTTCTCGTGGGCTTCTCATTCCGTTTCTTCTTCGCCTCTGATTCATTTTCGTCTTTGCCGTTGTCCCAGCCGGAGGAAGTTGAAGATGTGAGGGAGGTTATTGCag ATTCTGACCCATTAGATAATGACTTTGCCTCAAATACATCTGTTCCAGAAGTAGCATTACAGGATGGGATAGAATATCGTCAAAAAG ataaatgtgatttatttacgGGAGAGTGGGTCTCAAACCCCTCAGGACCAGCTTATACAAATGAGAGCTGTTCTTTTATTGAACCTCCTCAAAATTGTATGAAGAATGGGCGACCTGATACAGGTTATTTGTATTGGAGATGGAAGCCATATGGTTGCGATGTTCCTCTTTTTGATGCAGAGAAATTTTTGAATGTCATGCGAAATAAATCTTGGGCATTGATTGGTGATTCTATTCTCCGCAACCATGTCCAGTCGTTGATTTGCCTTCTTGTTAAG GTTGAAGTGCCAGTTGAAGTTGAACATGACAAGCAGTACAAGTCAAGAAGATGGCATTTCGCCTTGCACAACTTCACTCTTTCCATCATATGGTCTCCTTTCCTGGCAAAAGCAGAAACGTTCGAAAATGAGGATGGTGTATCTACCGCTGAAATTGAGCTTCATCTTGATGTCCTCGATAAAAAATGGACCAGTCAGTATGAGAATTTCGACTACATTTTGATTTCTGGGGGTCAGTGGTTCCTCAAGGCAGCAATTTACTGGGAGAACAAGACGATCATCGGCTGCCATAATTGTCAACGAAAGAACTTAACAGACATCCCACCGGATTACCCTTTCCGCAAAGTCCTCCAGTCGGTTTACCGCTTCTTCACAACATCAAAGCACAAGCCATTTATTCTTTACCGGACTTGGACACCTGATCACTTCGAGAACGGCGAATGGTTCAATGGCGGCACATGCAACAGAACAGTACCATACAAAGAAGGTGAATTTCTAGGACGAGATATCGACCATTTAATGCTACGGATCGAACTGGAAGAGTTCAAGAATGCAACCAGGAATGGTGCTCGGTTGAAGCTCCTGGATACATATCGACTTTCGCTGCTCAGACCTGATGGTCATTCGGGTCCTTACCGGACTTTTCATCCATTTGACAAGAACAGTGTGAGGGGCCCGAATGACTGCTTGCATTGGTGCTTGCCTGGGCCAATTGATTCCTGGAATGACTTGGTCATGGATCTGGTGTTGAATGGAAATTGA
- the LOC120280376 gene encoding uncharacterized protein LOC120280376, which translates to MVEHDKPSPPANHHQQPTAPSPAADEAASAYYKAPKYPNPPDVENPDPATLREQWRYATRQYSRWYGRTWGTAILAGAAFFALGWFIKGDNPLPSRSHPDDHRPEQQAADR; encoded by the coding sequence ATGGTGGAGCACGACAAGCCCTCGCCGCCGGCGAACCACCACCAGCAGCCCACCGCCCCTTCTCCGGCCGCAGATGAGGCGGCTTCAGCGTACTATAAGGCACCAAAGTACCCAAACCCGCCGGACGTGGAGAACCCCGACCCGGCGACGTTGAGGGAGCAGTGGCGCTACGCGACACGGCAGTATAGCCGGTGGTATGGACGTACCTGGGGCACGGCCATCCTCGCCGGCGCCGCCTTCTTCGCCCTCGGATGGTTCATCAAGGGCGATAACCCCCTTCCCTCTCGATCCCACCCGGACGACCACCGGCCCGAGCAACAAGCTGCCGATCGGTGA